Part of the Eshraghiella crossota genome is shown below.
AAATGTTAGAATTAGGAGCAGATTCTTTCTGGTACTGGGATATTGGTGCTTTTGTATTTGCAGGAGATGAAACAACGGTATCGGTATCCGGAAAACAGTATGTTACAAGTGATAGGATTATTGCTGACACTGATATTGTGACAATTGATTTAAGCCCCTAGTGCGTAAATATTTGGGGTGATTATGCAAGAACAATAATACTTGAAAATGGTGTGGTAGTAGATAAATGTAAAATTTCCAATGAAGAATGGAAAAGAGGATTGTTAATGGAGGACAGGCTTCAATGCGAATTAATAGAGTTTGTTAACATAAAAACTACATTTGAGGAACTTTATTATCATATTAATGAGCTTATTTTGAAGTATGGTTTTGTTAATCTTGATTTTATGGGAAATTTAGGACATTCGATTGTGAAAGATAAGGATGACCGTGTATATACAGAAAAGGGTAATACACAAAAGATAAGTGATGTAAAGTATTTTACTTTTGAACCGCATATAAGTATTTCTCATTCAAAATATGGGTTTAAAAAAGAAAATATTTATTATTTTAAAGATGGGAAATTGGCTGAACTATAAAACTCACACCACTGGTGCGAAAAATGGAGAAGTGTATTGAGGAAGTCGGGTGTTTGAACATTCGAATACATTGTGATGTAGTTGATGAAATGTTATAACAAATGTTATGATTTTTGTTATAACATTTATAGTACCAACGAGAGAGGTATGGATATGGATTTTAGAGAAAAAGTTAAGAAAGTAAGGATTGAAATAGGCTATAGTCAAGAACAACTAGCACGAGAACTAGGTGTAAGTTTTGCGACAATAAATCGTTGGGAAAATGGAAAATCAGAACCTCGACAACTAGCATTAAATACATTTGAACATTTTTGCATTCTGCACAATATCAATTTAGAGGAGGAATAATAGATATGATTACACTTAATGATGGTTACGATATAGATTATGATATGATAAATGTGGATGCAGAATGGAATGACAGTGAAAAAACTGAATTAACAATGCATACTATTCATGCATATCCAGCGAAATTTCCTGCGTTTATTGCGTCAAAAGCATTTGAATATGCAAAAAACGAAGGGGTAGAAATAAATAAAGTGGCAGACATTTTTTGTGGATGTGGAACGGTGGCACTTGAATCTAAAATACATAATTATGATTTTTGGGGATGCGATATAAATCCAGTAGCAACGTTAATCGCAAAAACAAAAAGCTGTGATTATAATATTGAAAAATTAGAAGAATATTATGGCAAGATAATAAAAGCCGTTGATTCAATGCAATTTGGAGAGGATGAATATAAAAATGCAAATGAAAGATTACGATACTGGTTTACAGAAAAGAGTTATATAGATTTGCTAAAATTTTATCAAGCCATAGAGTTAACTGTTAATGATAAGAAATACAGGGATGCGTTTGAATGTATCTTCTCTGCAATTTTAAAAGCATGTTCTAAGTGGTTGACGAAATCAATAAAACCACAAGTTGATCCAAATAAAAAAGATGTTGATGTTCAACAGTGTTTTATAAGACAATATAAAAAATTATTGAAAGCAGTTAAGGAATTAAGAGGTAATGATAGTAAAGTAGAAGTGAAATGCCAAAATTTTTTGACTTGTAAAGACTTACCAAAGGTTGATTTGGTAATAACGAGTCCTCCCTATGTCACATCTTATGAATATGCAGATTTGCATCAGTTGTCATCTTTATGGTTAAATTATACTGATGATTATAGGAAATTGAGAAAAGGATCAATTGGTAGTATTTATTATAACAATGAAGCGGATATAGATGTAGCCAAGTTAAATAATACAGCAAAAGAAATAGTTGATTTATTAATGAAAAGCGATTGCCC
Proteins encoded:
- a CDS encoding DNA adenine methylase, whose amino-acid sequence is MITLNDGYDIDYDMINVDAEWNDSEKTELTMHTIHAYPAKFPAFIASKAFEYAKNEGVEINKVADIFCGCGTVALESKIHNYDFWGCDINPVATLIAKTKSCDYNIEKLEEYYGKIIKAVDSMQFGEDEYKNANERLRYWFTEKSYIDLLKFYQAIELTVNDKKYRDAFECIFSAILKACSKWLTKSIKPQVDPNKKDVDVQQCFIRQYKKLLKAVKELRGNDSKVEVKCQNFLTCKDLPKVDLVITSPPYVTSYEYADLHQLSSLWLNYTDDYRKLRKGSIGSIYYNNEADIDVAKLNNTAKEIVDLLMKSDCPKAKVKSVARYYLDMQDAVKRSSLMLNNDGMIFFVIGDTEYKGVKILNSKHLVETLYEEGFTDIKIGKRTISKGICVPFRDSNGKFSKDKSQKQIYHEEFIISGRYHR
- a CDS encoding helix-turn-helix transcriptional regulator, with translation MDFREKVKKVRIEIGYSQEQLARELGVSFATINRWENGKSEPRQLALNTFEHFCILHNINLEEE
- a CDS encoding M24 family metallopeptidase; the encoded protein is MVVDKCKISNEEWKRGLLMEDRLQCELIEFVNIKTTFEELYYHINELILKYGFVNLDFMGNLGHSIVKDKDDRVYTEKGNTQKISDVKYFTFEPHISISHSKYGFKKENIYYFKDGKLAEL
- a CDS encoding M24 family metallopeptidase; the protein is MEYREVQQIAKKTIEYAKTIIKPGMNLLDIRKSCEQKMLELGADSFWYWDIGAFVFAGDETTVSVSGKQYVTSDRIIADTDIVTIDLSP